The following coding sequences are from one bacterium window:
- a CDS encoding AraC family transcriptional regulator — MLESASRASSYGSVNAILPLLEYLENAGFDLRELLDRVGIPDSALVDAKTRCPIGKLEALWRVAAQVTGDPAIALRVSTRVKANTLGVIGYLASASESGRSAFELVKGLTPLLWEDFECDLESDGKVAFIRCNPGCKSQASRFTIEYAIGLAIAMSRLLGAGQSDPLEARFSFSAPAYADEYAQILGLPVRFDAGEDGVLLPISMMDSSNPSADATLRQLLERYAANQLAAIPTAASFSQRIRACIRTTLPLSCPSADAVAAQFSMSTRTLRRRLHEEGTSYQEILDDVRAELARHHMMEEKRGIDEVATLLGFSDPSAFGKAFRRWTGTTPADFARANSS; from the coding sequence ATGCTTGAATCCGCTTCACGAGCGAGTTCCTACGGGTCGGTCAATGCGATCCTGCCGCTGCTCGAATACCTCGAAAACGCGGGCTTTGACCTGAGGGAACTTCTGGATCGAGTCGGAATCCCCGATTCCGCTCTGGTAGACGCGAAAACACGCTGCCCGATCGGCAAGCTCGAAGCACTCTGGCGGGTAGCGGCCCAGGTGACCGGCGACCCGGCCATCGCACTCCGAGTCTCCACCCGAGTCAAGGCGAATACGCTCGGCGTCATCGGCTACCTGGCTTCGGCCAGTGAATCCGGCCGCAGCGCCTTCGAACTCGTGAAAGGCCTGACTCCGCTGCTCTGGGAAGACTTCGAATGCGACCTGGAGAGCGACGGAAAAGTCGCGTTCATTCGCTGCAACCCGGGGTGCAAATCGCAGGCGAGCCGTTTCACCATCGAGTACGCGATCGGGCTCGCGATCGCGATGAGCAGACTTCTCGGCGCGGGTCAATCCGATCCCCTCGAGGCGAGATTCTCATTTTCCGCTCCCGCATACGCGGACGAATACGCGCAGATACTCGGACTGCCAGTCCGTTTCGACGCCGGTGAAGACGGGGTCTTGCTGCCGATCTCGATGATGGACAGCTCGAACCCCTCCGCCGACGCAACCCTCAGGCAGTTGCTGGAACGCTATGCCGCCAACCAGCTCGCCGCTATTCCGACGGCTGCGAGCTTCTCCCAGCGCATCCGAGCCTGCATAAGAACGACGCTACCGCTGAGCTGTCCGAGCGCCGACGCTGTCGCCGCCCAGTTCTCGATGAGCACTCGCACCCTGCGGAGACGGCTTCACGAAGAGGGCACGAGTTATCAGGAGATACTCGACGATGTGCGCGCCGAACTGGCGCGCCATCACATGATGGAAGAGAAGCGGGGAATCGACGAGGTCGCGACCCTGCTGGGATTCTCGGATCCCAGCGCTTTCGGTAAAGCCTTCCGCCGCTGGACAGGAACGACCCCGGCCGACTTCGCCCGCGCCAACTCGAGCTAG